From the Oleiharenicola lentus genome, one window contains:
- a CDS encoding alkaline phosphatase D family protein — protein MPYGLLLPILSLAAPAPPSADVSDRVSVRPELTISTLGFGSCARQERPQPIWEAINAAHCDAFVLCGDNIYGDSADPDVLRVKYALLAAMPGFAQLRQATPLYATWDDHDYGLNDGGAGFPGAAAAQKEFCDFFQVPSDSPRRTTPGVFDCVTFGPAGKRVQLILLDTRTFRSPLKKDPSNAKVTRPNTDPDATILGAGQWAWLERRLREPAEIRVVISSIQLVATEHGSEKWDNFPAERTRFLAMLRRTQAHGVVVISGDRHLAELAMLAPTDGAPYPLHDLTSSGLNQPIAQEPAARAKALTGVEAGPTPPKPQPNRHRLHERPYTGSNFALLRVKWAGAASSLRLEVCGLGGEVVLSRDIPLAELRPRSQ, from the coding sequence GTGCCCTACGGTCTGTTGCTCCCGATTCTCTCCCTGGCGGCACCGGCTCCGCCGAGCGCGGACGTGTCGGATCGGGTGTCGGTCCGACCTGAACTGACCATCTCCACTCTCGGGTTCGGCTCCTGCGCCCGCCAGGAGCGGCCCCAGCCCATCTGGGAGGCCATCAATGCGGCGCATTGCGATGCCTTTGTCCTGTGCGGTGACAACATCTACGGTGATTCCGCCGACCCGGACGTGCTCCGTGTCAAATACGCCTTGCTTGCCGCCATGCCGGGCTTCGCTCAGCTCCGCCAGGCCACCCCGCTCTACGCCACGTGGGACGATCATGATTATGGTCTCAATGACGGCGGCGCCGGGTTTCCCGGTGCCGCGGCGGCCCAAAAGGAATTTTGCGATTTCTTCCAGGTGCCGAGCGATTCGCCTCGGCGCACTACGCCGGGCGTGTTCGACTGCGTCACGTTTGGGCCGGCGGGTAAGCGGGTTCAGCTCATTCTGCTGGATACGCGGACGTTCCGCTCGCCGTTGAAAAAGGATCCGAGCAACGCGAAGGTCACGCGGCCAAACACCGACCCGGACGCGACGATACTTGGTGCCGGGCAATGGGCCTGGCTTGAGCGCCGCCTGCGCGAGCCGGCTGAGATCCGCGTGGTGATTTCCAGCATCCAATTGGTCGCGACGGAACACGGTTCCGAGAAATGGGATAATTTCCCCGCGGAACGCACGCGATTTCTGGCGATGCTCCGCCGCACCCAAGCCCATGGCGTGGTGGTGATCAGCGGAGACCGTCATCTCGCGGAGCTTGCCATGCTGGCCCCGACCGACGGCGCGCCCTATCCGCTCCACGATCTGACCAGCAGCGGTCTGAATCAGCCGATCGCGCAAGAACCTGCGGCTCGGGCAAAAGCCCTGACCGGGGTTGAGGCCGGGCCAACGCCCCCGAAGCCGCAACCCAATCGGCATCGGCTCCACGAGCGTCCCTACACGGGCTCCAATTTCGCTCTCTTGCGGGTCAAGTGGGCTGGGGCCGCGTCATCCCTGCGCCTGGAAGTCTGCGGGTTGGGGGGGGAGGTGGTGCTTTCCCGCGACATCCCGCTCGCGGAGCTCCGCCCGAGATCCCAATGA
- a CDS encoding arylsulfatase has protein sequence MKFLVWLCPLVLACALPAAPVRPPNIVFILTDDQGYGDIAAHGHPILQTPNLDRLHAASVRFTDFQVSPTCAPTRSALLTGRHEFKNGVTHTILERERLTLDATTLAEVLRTAGYATGIFGKWHLGDEAAYRPERRGFDEVFIHGAGGIGQTYPGSCGDAPGNTYFDPTIYHNGKFERTVGYCTDVFFNQAMRWIDVAAATGKPFYAHLATNAPHIPLQVRPADEARYAGIAPDAETAKYLGMVANIDDNVGRLLDHLRVRGLERDTLVIFMTDNGGLSGVRIWNHGMRGQKVTPWRGGVRAVSFWSWPGRITPGEVAVPAAHIDFFPTLAELAGVPLAAETRAQIEGRSLVPLLENPVAPWADRTLVTHVGRWPRGTPPEAWKYRNVAIRDSRWRLVSIKGATEPAWQLYDYVNDPGEQHDVAATHPGVVQKLAANYDQWWDEMRPQLVNEDAPLPKLNPFKELYWQQFGGGPNATELEAMDPDTFFSKQHLPAKTKG, from the coding sequence ATGAAATTCCTGGTCTGGTTGTGCCCCCTGGTGCTTGCCTGCGCCCTTCCGGCTGCGCCGGTCAGGCCGCCCAACATCGTGTTCATTCTCACCGACGATCAGGGCTACGGGGACATCGCCGCCCACGGTCATCCGATCCTCCAAACGCCGAATCTCGACCGGCTCCACGCCGCAAGCGTGCGTTTCACGGATTTTCAGGTCAGCCCGACCTGCGCTCCCACCCGCAGCGCGTTGCTCACCGGCCGCCACGAGTTTAAGAACGGCGTCACCCACACCATCCTCGAGCGGGAACGCCTGACCCTCGACGCCACCACGCTGGCCGAGGTGCTCCGCACCGCCGGCTATGCCACCGGCATCTTCGGCAAGTGGCACCTCGGCGACGAAGCGGCCTACCGCCCCGAGCGTCGCGGCTTCGACGAGGTCTTCATCCATGGCGCCGGCGGCATCGGCCAGACCTATCCCGGGTCCTGTGGCGACGCCCCTGGCAACACCTACTTTGACCCCACGATCTATCACAACGGGAAATTCGAAAGGACCGTTGGTTACTGCACCGATGTTTTCTTCAATCAGGCCATGCGCTGGATCGACGTGGCGGCCGCGACTGGAAAACCCTTCTACGCTCACCTCGCCACCAACGCCCCGCACATCCCACTCCAAGTGCGGCCGGCAGACGAGGCCCGTTACGCGGGCATAGCTCCCGACGCCGAGACCGCCAAGTATCTGGGCATGGTGGCCAACATTGACGACAATGTCGGCCGCCTGCTCGATCACCTCAGAGTCCGTGGCCTCGAGCGCGACACTCTCGTCATCTTCATGACCGACAATGGCGGCCTCAGCGGCGTCCGCATTTGGAACCACGGCATGCGCGGCCAGAAAGTCACGCCCTGGCGAGGCGGGGTGCGCGCCGTCTCGTTCTGGTCTTGGCCGGGTCGGATCACCCCGGGCGAGGTCGCGGTGCCGGCCGCTCACATCGACTTCTTCCCGACCCTGGCGGAACTCGCGGGCGTGCCCCTCGCCGCCGAGACCCGCGCCCAGATCGAGGGCCGCAGCCTCGTGCCACTGCTGGAAAACCCCGTCGCTCCCTGGGCCGACCGCACGCTCGTCACCCACGTCGGTCGCTGGCCCCGCGGCACCCCGCCCGAAGCCTGGAAATACCGCAACGTCGCGATCCGCGACTCCCGCTGGCGCCTCGTCTCAATCAAGGGTGCAACCGAACCGGCGTGGCAACTTTACGACTACGTCAACGATCCCGGTGAACAGCACGACGTGGCGGCCACCCACCCCGGCGTGGTGCAAAAACTGGCTGCTAATTACGACCAGTGGTGGGATGAGATGCGCCCGCAGCTCGTCAACGAAGACGCCCCGCTGCCGAAGCTGAATCCCTTCAAGGAACTTTACTGGCAACAGTTCGGCGGCGGTCCGAACGCCACCGAACTTGAGGCGATGGATCCGGATACTTTCTTCAGCAAACAGCACCTCCCGGCAAAAACGAAGGGATGA
- a CDS encoding sulfatase: MRPYLLLFAGLTALCCGAPATTSAGKLNVLLITIDDLRDTLGCYGNPAVLTPHINRLAARAVRFDRAYVQYPVCNASRSSFLTGLRPDQTGVTDNHTILRERLPEVVTLPQLLKNDGRHSTAFGKILHLGGGRDEALRAQWADLPLSWHTARPYEATPRGRIKLAGRDLSNGKLSWCHWGAMDGDDDDQPDGQIARAVIEEIERCDDRPWVIGAGFMKPHDPFLAPKKYFDLYPEGSLRLTRPPGDQTPAPPLAVGFGGLGAAFAQFADRDREEFLRAYYACTTYVDAQVGRVLATLDRLNLWENTIVILLGDHGYHLGERDWWNKDTLFERTCRAPLLIAAPGIKPGVARGLVEFIDLYPTVAELCRLTPPPNLAGQSLLPLLRDPKGAGKPAAITIVVRGRSRGDSIRTDQWRFTRWSDGTSELYDHTLDPEEDHNVAAAHPDLIRDLSDRLSAALAAAGPGRSSPGP; the protein is encoded by the coding sequence ATGAGACCTTATCTGCTACTGTTTGCCGGCCTTACCGCCCTATGCTGCGGAGCCCCCGCCACGACGTCGGCGGGCAAGCTCAACGTTCTGCTCATCACGATCGACGATCTGCGCGACACTCTCGGCTGCTACGGCAATCCCGCCGTGCTGACCCCCCACATCAATCGGCTCGCCGCCCGCGCGGTCCGTTTCGACCGCGCCTACGTGCAATACCCCGTCTGCAATGCCAGCCGCAGTTCGTTCCTCACCGGCCTGCGGCCCGACCAAACCGGCGTCACCGACAACCACACGATTCTTCGGGAACGCCTGCCGGAGGTCGTCACGCTGCCCCAGTTGCTGAAGAACGACGGTCGCCACTCGACCGCATTCGGCAAGATTCTCCATCTGGGCGGCGGACGCGACGAGGCCTTGCGTGCGCAGTGGGCTGATCTGCCGCTGTCCTGGCACACCGCCCGGCCGTATGAGGCCACTCCGCGTGGCAGGATCAAGCTGGCCGGCCGCGATCTCTCGAACGGAAAATTGTCTTGGTGTCACTGGGGCGCCATGGACGGTGACGACGACGACCAGCCCGACGGACAGATCGCCCGCGCGGTCATCGAGGAAATTGAGCGGTGCGACGACCGGCCGTGGGTCATCGGTGCCGGCTTCATGAAACCGCATGATCCGTTTCTCGCCCCGAAGAAATATTTCGATCTCTACCCCGAAGGCTCGCTCCGCCTGACGCGCCCGCCCGGCGACCAAACGCCCGCACCGCCGCTGGCCGTCGGGTTCGGAGGGCTCGGTGCCGCGTTTGCCCAATTTGCCGACCGCGACCGGGAGGAGTTTCTGCGCGCCTACTATGCTTGCACCACCTATGTGGACGCCCAGGTCGGGCGCGTGCTCGCCACGCTCGACCGGCTCAACCTCTGGGAGAACACCATCGTGATCCTGCTCGGCGACCACGGCTATCATCTGGGCGAGCGCGACTGGTGGAACAAGGACACGCTGTTTGAGCGCACCTGCCGGGCACCGCTGCTCATCGCCGCACCCGGGATCAAACCCGGTGTCGCCCGCGGGCTGGTGGAGTTCATCGATCTCTATCCCACGGTCGCCGAGCTCTGCCGGCTCACCCCGCCGCCGAATCTTGCGGGTCAGAGCCTGCTCCCGCTCCTGCGCGACCCGAAGGGCGCGGGCAAACCCGCCGCCATCACGATCGTGGTCCGCGGCCGTTCGCGCGGTGATTCCATCCGCACCGACCAGTGGCGCTTCACCCGCTGGAGCGACGGAACCAGCGAACTCTACGATCACACTCTTGACCCCGAGGAGGACCATAATGTCGCTGCGGCGCATCCGGACCTCATCCGTGATCTGAGCGACCGGCTCTCGGCGGCGCTCGCCGCCGCTGGTCCCGGCCGCTCTTCTCCCGGCCCATGA
- a CDS encoding glycoside hydrolase family 71/99-like protein: MTTLSLPRLLAASTLLAVLFTSCAGPGTKPVNSSSLTGKVMVGYQGWFNAEGDGSGRGYNHWTRDGKQPAPDNVRVDLWPDLSEFPASERFPTKLRHADGTPAEVFSSYRRPTVVRHFAWMEEHGIDGVFLQRFVSSLARGTSLAANNAVLENVRAGARAHGRVYALMYDLSGLRPGHADVLIDDWKKLLRDTRLTSDPNYLHHRGKPLLALWGCGFLDHDKPRPTLEDWRKILTFLKEDKTSGGLAIMLGVPSQWRTLTRDSVPDPMLHELIALADVVSPWTPGRYRTPEAATTHAATVWQPDIAWLRERQIDFLPVAFPGFSWHNMKDAPLDDIPRLQGRFFWSQIAAAKDAGASMLYVAMFDEVDEGTAIFKVTNTPPVGNGAKFVTYEGLRSDHYLRLTGLAGKVIRGELPPTAEPPLPVTTATTP; the protein is encoded by the coding sequence ATGACCACCCTTTCCCTACCGCGGCTGCTAGCCGCCAGCACGCTACTCGCGGTGCTGTTCACCAGCTGCGCCGGACCGGGCACCAAGCCGGTCAACTCGTCCTCCCTGACGGGCAAGGTCATGGTCGGTTACCAAGGCTGGTTCAACGCCGAGGGCGATGGCTCCGGCCGGGGTTACAACCACTGGACTCGTGACGGCAAACAGCCGGCGCCGGACAACGTGCGAGTGGATCTCTGGCCGGATTTGAGCGAGTTCCCTGCCTCCGAGCGTTTTCCAACCAAGCTGCGGCATGCCGATGGCACTCCTGCGGAGGTGTTCAGCTCCTATCGCCGCCCCACCGTGGTCCGGCACTTTGCGTGGATGGAAGAGCACGGCATCGACGGCGTTTTTCTACAACGTTTCGTCAGCTCACTGGCCCGTGGCACCTCCCTCGCCGCCAACAACGCAGTCCTCGAAAATGTCCGGGCGGGCGCGCGCGCCCACGGACGCGTTTACGCCCTCATGTATGACCTCAGTGGCCTCCGTCCCGGGCATGCCGATGTGCTGATCGACGACTGGAAAAAACTGCTCCGCGACACCCGGCTCACGAGCGATCCGAACTACCTGCATCACCGGGGCAAACCCCTTTTGGCTCTATGGGGTTGTGGTTTCCTCGATCACGACAAACCCCGGCCCACGCTCGAGGATTGGCGCAAGATTCTCACGTTTCTGAAGGAGGACAAGACCAGCGGCGGCCTCGCCATCATGCTCGGCGTGCCCAGCCAGTGGCGCACGTTGACCCGCGACTCGGTGCCAGATCCCATGTTGCATGAACTCATCGCCCTGGCCGATGTGGTCTCCCCTTGGACCCCGGGCCGCTATCGCACGCCGGAGGCCGCGACCACCCACGCAGCCACCGTGTGGCAACCGGACATCGCCTGGCTCCGCGAGCGCCAGATCGACTTTCTCCCCGTCGCCTTTCCCGGTTTCAGCTGGCACAACATGAAGGACGCTCCACTCGATGACATTCCCCGGCTGCAAGGCCGGTTCTTCTGGTCGCAGATCGCTGCCGCCAAAGACGCCGGCGCCAGCATGCTGTATGTCGCCATGTTCGACGAGGTCGATGAAGGCACCGCGATTTTCAAGGTGACCAACACGCCGCCAGTCGGCAATGGCGCCAAGTTCGTCACCTACGAGGGTCTGCGAAGCGATCACTACCTTCGTCTGACCGGACTCGCCGGCAAGGTCATCCGGGGCGAACTCCCCCCCACCGCCGAACCACCCCTGCCTGTCACCACCGCCACCACTCCATGA
- a CDS encoding sulfatase family protein, whose protein sequence is MKLTALLSSLLLTCTGLLHAGAPDSAERPNVVIILADDLGYGDLGCYGHPTVKTPNLDRLAATGARFTQFNCPAPYCAPTRASLLTGRYPFRHGLTGNPAPDGQRAEEDSLHLPTGEITLAQLFQQAGYATGMVGKWHLGHARPEWLPTRRGFDEYLGILYSNDMRPVQLVESEQPIEYPLVQANLTQRYTARAINFIKRNQSRGFFLYLAHAMPHKPLAASEAFYRKSGTGLYGDVMTELDWSVGEVMKTLRELGLEEKTLVIFAGDNGPFYGGSTGGLRGMKASSYEGGYRTPCLARWPGKIPAGHTNRSPAVMMDLFTTTLNAAGIAPPADRVIDGRDLMPQLTSDAASPHKVILGQLGPRVATIRDARWKLHVLPASDQRSRRAPPGERWLDPRGPDGVTILAPAEQYSPDHYPGLTNGDAPAPMQLFDLESDPGEQHDVAAAHPEIVVRLRQHYENLMQAAAESPAPPPS, encoded by the coding sequence ATGAAACTGACCGCCCTCCTTTCATCCCTTCTCCTCACCTGCACCGGCCTGCTGCACGCCGGTGCGCCTGATTCGGCGGAACGTCCCAACGTCGTCATCATCCTCGCCGACGATCTCGGTTACGGCGACCTCGGCTGTTACGGGCACCCGACCGTGAAAACGCCAAACCTCGACCGGCTGGCCGCCACCGGTGCACGTTTCACGCAGTTTAATTGTCCGGCCCCCTATTGCGCGCCCACCCGGGCATCGCTGCTCACGGGACGCTATCCATTCCGCCATGGCCTGACGGGCAACCCGGCTCCCGACGGGCAGCGCGCCGAGGAAGACAGCCTCCATCTGCCCACCGGCGAAATCACCCTGGCCCAGCTCTTCCAGCAGGCAGGCTACGCCACGGGGATGGTGGGCAAGTGGCATCTTGGCCACGCGCGCCCGGAGTGGCTTCCCACCCGGCGCGGGTTCGATGAATACCTCGGCATTTTGTATTCCAACGACATGCGCCCCGTGCAATTGGTCGAGAGCGAGCAGCCCATTGAATATCCGCTTGTGCAGGCCAACCTCACCCAGCGCTACACCGCCCGCGCGATCAACTTCATCAAACGCAACCAGTCGCGGGGGTTCTTCCTCTACCTCGCGCACGCGATGCCCCACAAACCCCTCGCCGCGTCCGAGGCATTCTACCGGAAGTCCGGAACCGGTCTATACGGCGATGTGATGACCGAACTCGACTGGAGCGTCGGCGAGGTTATGAAGACCCTCCGCGAACTCGGCCTCGAGGAGAAAACCCTCGTAATCTTCGCCGGCGACAACGGCCCCTTTTATGGCGGGAGCACGGGCGGGTTACGCGGCATGAAGGCCAGTTCCTACGAGGGCGGCTACCGCACACCCTGCCTTGCCCGCTGGCCGGGGAAAATCCCCGCTGGCCACACCAACCGCTCCCCCGCCGTCATGATGGACCTCTTCACCACCACCCTGAATGCCGCGGGCATCGCGCCGCCGGCGGACCGCGTCATCGACGGACGCGACCTCATGCCCCAGTTGACCTCTGACGCCGCCAGTCCCCACAAAGTGATCCTCGGTCAGCTCGGGCCACGCGTTGCCACCATCCGTGACGCCCGCTGGAAATTGCACGTGCTCCCGGCCTCGGATCAGCGCAGCCGAAGGGCGCCGCCCGGCGAACGCTGGCTCGACCCGCGCGGTCCTGACGGCGTCACTATTCTGGCTCCCGCCGAACAATATTCGCCGGACCATTATCCCGGCCTCACCAACGGCGACGCCCCGGCCCCCATGCAACTCTTCGACTTGGAGTCTGATCCCGGCGAGCAACACGATGTGGCCGCCGCGCATCCGGAAATCGTGGTCCGACTGCGCCAGCACTACGAAAACCTCATGCAGGCTGCGGCTGAGTCCCCTGCCCCGCCCCCTTCCTGA
- a CDS encoding GH92 family glycosyl hydrolase — MKLISFASLGAVLAVAGVNQSPAVDADDILQQVDPFIGTGFHGHTFPGATTPFGMVQLSPDTRTSGWDACGGYYDADAEILGFSHTHLSGTGIGDYGDVLLMPFTGDISIGSGTPQKPEYGYRSAFDKKKQFATPGYYRVLLDRFQVQAELSATPRVGLHRYTFPPAAKAGMVIDLKHSIQNREILAAEIEVLNEREIAGWRHVRGWAQNRWIYFHAEFSRPFTAELFVADSLQPGKASVTGQNVKARLNFATNESDTVLVKIGLSHVDRDGAKKNLRAEAPGWDFDGAVKQAAALWTKHLTQIQVQGGTDEQRTVFTTALYHTAICPNVASDVDGRYRGMDQKNHQDTGYTNYTVFSLWDTFRAQHPLYTILNPELDQAWIRSLLRKHDEGGILPMWELASNYTGCMIGYHAVPVIVDAYVKGLRDYDLDKAMEAVVFASRYDDQKPIPYNSDDTRARLMPKAKLYNATKGHIPADLETRSISKALEFAYNDWTIATLARALGREETAAEYIGRAGYYRKYFDPATGFMRAKNSDGTWVTPFTPTDTDARVLGYVEGNAWQWTWFVPHDVPGLMNLFGGREPFAAKLNALFTTDSRLTGAHISSDVTGLIGQYAHGNEPSHHTAYLFNWAEQPWRTADIVHQIMTEFYLATPAGLIGNEDAGQMSAWFVLSALGIYQVAPGDPNFSLGRPLFDEARVTLPNGKFFVVRMKNGTANHPYVQRVTLNGEQLKTPFVTYVDIMAGKELVFEMGAEKKVFWNLP, encoded by the coding sequence ATGAAACTCATCTCTTTCGCCTCACTTGGTGCAGTGCTTGCCGTGGCTGGAGTAAATCAGTCTCCGGCTGTTGATGCGGACGACATCTTGCAGCAGGTCGATCCATTCATCGGCACGGGGTTTCACGGCCACACCTTCCCCGGGGCGACCACGCCGTTTGGCATGGTACAGCTCAGCCCGGATACCCGCACGAGCGGCTGGGATGCCTGCGGCGGATACTACGATGCTGACGCAGAAATCTTGGGCTTCAGCCACACGCATCTCAGTGGCACGGGCATCGGTGACTATGGTGATGTGCTCCTGATGCCCTTCACGGGCGACATCAGCATCGGCTCGGGCACGCCCCAGAAACCGGAGTACGGGTATCGGTCCGCCTTCGACAAAAAGAAGCAGTTCGCCACGCCGGGCTATTACCGCGTCCTGCTCGACCGCTTTCAGGTCCAAGCGGAGCTGTCAGCGACGCCGCGCGTGGGTCTGCACCGCTATACTTTCCCGCCGGCCGCGAAGGCGGGCATGGTCATCGACCTGAAGCACAGTATCCAGAATCGTGAGATCCTGGCAGCGGAGATCGAAGTCCTCAACGAGCGTGAGATCGCCGGGTGGCGGCATGTGCGTGGCTGGGCGCAAAACCGCTGGATCTATTTTCACGCGGAGTTTTCCAGGCCGTTCACCGCCGAGCTTTTTGTCGCGGACAGCCTGCAGCCGGGAAAGGCCTCCGTCACCGGACAGAACGTCAAGGCCCGGCTCAACTTTGCCACGAACGAGTCCGACACCGTGCTGGTCAAAATCGGTCTCAGCCACGTCGATCGCGACGGCGCGAAGAAGAATCTGCGCGCGGAAGCGCCCGGCTGGGACTTCGACGGTGCCGTGAAGCAAGCCGCAGCGCTCTGGACCAAGCATCTCACGCAGATTCAGGTGCAAGGCGGCACGGACGAGCAGCGGACGGTCTTCACCACCGCGCTCTACCACACCGCCATCTGTCCCAATGTGGCCAGCGATGTGGACGGCCGCTACCGCGGCATGGACCAGAAGAACCACCAAGACACCGGCTACACTAACTACACGGTCTTTTCCCTCTGGGATACCTTTCGCGCCCAGCACCCGCTCTACACAATCCTCAACCCCGAGCTGGACCAGGCTTGGATTCGCTCCCTGCTCCGCAAACATGACGAGGGCGGCATCCTTCCGATGTGGGAATTGGCCTCCAACTACACGGGCTGCATGATCGGCTACCACGCCGTGCCGGTGATCGTGGACGCCTACGTCAAGGGGCTGCGCGACTACGATCTAGACAAGGCGATGGAGGCGGTCGTGTTTGCGTCGCGGTATGACGACCAGAAGCCGATTCCCTACAACTCGGACGATACCCGAGCGCGGCTCATGCCGAAGGCCAAGCTCTACAACGCGACCAAGGGCCATATTCCGGCCGATCTCGAAACCCGATCCATCTCCAAGGCGCTGGAGTTTGCCTACAATGACTGGACCATCGCCACGTTGGCCCGAGCTCTGGGCCGCGAGGAAACGGCCGCGGAGTATATCGGGCGCGCGGGCTATTACCGCAAGTATTTCGACCCCGCCACCGGCTTCATGCGGGCGAAGAATTCTGACGGCACCTGGGTGACGCCCTTTACCCCCACCGACACCGACGCCCGCGTCCTCGGCTATGTGGAAGGCAACGCCTGGCAATGGACCTGGTTTGTGCCGCACGATGTTCCGGGTCTGATGAACCTATTCGGCGGACGGGAGCCCTTCGCGGCAAAACTGAATGCCTTGTTCACAACCGACTCCCGCCTCACGGGTGCACACATCTCCAGCGACGTCACTGGGCTGATCGGCCAATACGCCCACGGCAACGAGCCGAGTCACCACACCGCCTATTTGTTCAACTGGGCGGAGCAGCCCTGGCGCACCGCGGACATCGTCCACCAGATCATGACCGAGTTTTACCTCGCCACCCCCGCTGGCCTGATTGGCAACGAAGACGCCGGCCAGATGTCCGCGTGGTTCGTGCTGAGTGCGCTGGGCATCTATCAGGTGGCGCCGGGCGACCCGAATTTCTCACTCGGCCGTCCGCTGTTTGACGAAGCCCGAGTGACGTTGCCGAACGGAAAGTTCTTTGTCGTGCGCATGAAAAACGGGACCGCGAATCACCCCTATGTCCAGCGTGTAACCCTCAATGGAGAGCAATTGAAGACGCCCTTCGTCACCTATGTCGACATCATGGCCGGCAAGGAACTGGTGTTTGAGATGGGCGCCGAAAAGAAAGTCTTCTGGAACTTACCCTAA
- a CDS encoding sulfatase family protein has product MRRLLLPGLALAGTALVAEVVPVPTAIVPERIAGAKPRNVVFILSDDHRYDAMSFLGHQFALTPVMDSMAKNGTHLKNALVTTALCSPSRASILTGLYTFRHRVIDNNRAIPPGTVYFPQYLQKAGYATAFIGKWHMGGESDEPQPGWDRWVSFRGQGEYLAPNPNYTLNVDGKRVPQRGYITTELTDYAIDWLKQQNPAEKPFFLYLSHKAVHANFTPEPKYEGRFKELPFHRPASEASTAANRLKPRWLRDQRNSWHGVDFPYHSELDIENYYKRYCETLSSVDDSIGRVLQQLKDMGVYEDTLVIYMGDNGFMFGEHGLIDKRVAYEPSIRVPLLMQCPALIKGGTVVDEMVANIDIAPTVMEAMGLQRPAHMDGQSILPLAEGKTVPWRKDFLYVYYWEKNFPQTPTVFSLRGDRYKYITYYGLWDADELYDLQSDPDETRNLLYDPQFRPLAQEMENQLYAKMQLLGGMEIPLNQPAGGINNKRLRGRGGDQASDFPLPAVVDQPINKNAN; this is encoded by the coding sequence ATGCGTCGCCTCCTTCTCCCGGGTCTGGCGCTTGCCGGCACCGCCCTTGTTGCCGAGGTCGTGCCTGTTCCCACCGCCATCGTCCCCGAACGCATCGCCGGCGCCAAGCCGCGCAACGTCGTTTTCATTCTCTCAGACGATCATCGCTACGACGCCATGAGTTTCCTGGGGCATCAATTCGCCCTGACCCCCGTCATGGACTCGATGGCAAAAAACGGAACCCACCTGAAGAACGCGCTCGTGACGACCGCCCTGTGTTCCCCCAGTCGTGCGTCCATCCTCACCGGACTTTATACGTTTCGGCATCGTGTGATTGACAACAACCGCGCGATCCCGCCGGGCACCGTGTACTTTCCGCAGTATTTGCAAAAGGCCGGTTACGCTACCGCCTTCATCGGCAAATGGCACATGGGCGGCGAGAGCGACGAGCCCCAGCCCGGCTGGGATCGGTGGGTCAGCTTCCGCGGGCAAGGTGAATACCTCGCGCCCAACCCAAACTATACCCTCAACGTGGACGGCAAGCGCGTGCCGCAGAGAGGATACATCACCACGGAACTGACCGATTACGCCATCGACTGGCTGAAGCAGCAGAATCCGGCCGAAAAGCCCTTCTTCCTCTACCTGTCACACAAGGCCGTGCACGCCAACTTCACGCCCGAGCCCAAATACGAGGGCAGATTCAAGGAACTGCCCTTCCACCGCCCGGCGTCCGAGGCGAGCACTGCGGCCAACCGGCTCAAACCCCGCTGGCTGCGGGACCAGCGTAATTCCTGGCACGGCGTGGATTTCCCCTACCACAGTGAGCTGGACATCGAAAACTACTACAAACGCTACTGCGAAACCCTCTCTTCCGTGGACGATAGCATCGGCCGCGTCCTGCAACAGCTGAAGGACATGGGCGTCTATGAAGACACGCTCGTCATTTACATGGGCGACAACGGTTTCATGTTTGGCGAGCACGGGCTGATCGACAAGCGGGTGGCCTACGAACCCTCGATCCGCGTGCCCCTGCTCATGCAGTGCCCCGCGCTCATCAAAGGCGGCACCGTCGTGGACGAGATGGTCGCCAATATCGACATTGCGCCGACGGTCATGGAGGCGATGGGTCTGCAAAGGCCCGCGCACATGGACGGGCAGAGCATTCTCCCGCTGGCCGAGGGCAAGACCGTTCCGTGGCGCAAAGACTTTCTCTACGTTTACTACTGGGAGAAAAACTTCCCACAGACGCCCACGGTCTTCTCGCTGCGCGGCGACCGCTACAAATACATCACCTATTACGGTCTGTGGGATGCCGACGAACTCTACGACCTGCAGAGCGATCCCGACGAAACCCGCAATCTCCTTTATGATCCGCAGTTTCGCCCGCTGGCCCAGGAGATGGAAAACCAGCTCTACGCCAAGATGCAGCTCCTGGGCGGGATGGAGATCCCGCTCAATCAGCCGGCCGGCGGAATAAACAACAAGCGTCTACGCGGTCGCGGCGGTGACCAAGCATCGGACTTCCCGCTGCCCGCGGTGGTGGATCAACCGATCAACAAGAACGCCAATTGA